The following are encoded together in the Lactuca sativa cultivar Salinas chromosome 1, Lsat_Salinas_v11, whole genome shotgun sequence genome:
- the LOC111912645 gene encoding cycloartenol-C-24-methyltransferase-like, translating to MLKVGSLDLTSGLSGNIKKDEVLFAVDRYEKYHASFGGLDEERKANYMDMVNKYYDLATSFYEYGWGESFHFAPRWKGESLRESIKRHEHFLALQLGLKPGQKVLDVGCGIGGPLREIARFSSTYVTGINNNEYQITRGKVLNRASGVEQNCNFEKGDFMKMPFPDNSFDAVYAIEATCHAPDAVGCYKEIYRVLKPGQYFAADEWCMTDVFDPNNKDHQQIKAEIELGDGLPDIRSTRQCFAALKEVGFEIIWEKDLAKDSPLPWYLPLDTSQFSLGNFLVTPVGRFFTRNMVKAFEWMGLAPKGSQRVQAFLEKAAEGLLAGGKKEIFTPMYFFLARKPK from the exons ATATGAAAAGTATCATGCAAGTTTTGGAGGTCTTGATGAAGAGAGGAAGGCAAACTACATGGACATG GTTAACAAATATTACGATCTTGCTACAAGCTTTTATGAGTACGGTTGGGGAGAATCATTCCATTTTGCCCCAAG ATGGAAAGGAGAATCTCTTCGTGAGAGCATCAAGCGACATGAACACTTTCTTGCTTTACAACTTGGCTTAAAGCCTGGGCAAAAGGTTTTGGATGTAGGATGTGGAATTGGTGGACCGTTGAGAGAAATCGCTAGATTTAG TTCCACATATGTGACAGGAATAAACAACAATGAATATCAGATAACAAGAGGAAAG GTACTAAACCGTGCTTCAGGAGTGGAGCAAAACTGCAATTTTGAGAAG GGTGATTTCATGAAGATGCCTTTTCCTGATAACAGTTTTGATGCAGTGTATGCAATTGAAGCTACTTGTCATGCTCCAGATGCG GTTGGATGCTATAAAGAGATATATAGAGTCTTGAAGCCCGGTCAGTATTTTGCTGCAGATGAGTGGTGCATGACTGATGTATTTGATCCAAATAACAAAGATCACCAACAAATTAAG GCAGAAATTGAGCTTGGTGATGGCCTCCCAGACATTAGATCCACAAGACAATGTTTTGCTGCATTGAAAGAAGTCGGTTTTGAA ATTATATGGGAGAAAGATCTAGCTAAAGATTCACCACTTCCATGGTACTTACCTCTCGATACAAGTCAATTCTCTCTTGGCAATTTTCTTGTTACACCTGTTGGACGCTTTTTTACAAGGAACATG GTTAAGGCCTTCGAATGGATGGGACTTGCTCCAAAAGGGAGTCAAAGGGTTCAAGCTTTTTTAGAGAAAGCTGCCGAAGGGCTTTTGGCAGGTGGAAA GAAGGAGATCTTCACACCAATGTACTTCTTCTTGGCTAGAAAGCCCAAGTAG